The Magnetococcales bacterium DNA window CATCCATTAAAATCCGGTAGAAATCTCTTCAATCCCAAAGAAATATGCAACAATCCTGCAAAACGGATGTCTAATAAAGATCGCTTTCAACTTTGAAAGACTGTACGCCTGTCTTGACGGTTAAAGCGAGCCAAAAGGGAGTGACGGCGACGACAACCGATAAACAGGAGAAACCGAATGAAAGTATGGTGGATGGGTGCAGGCTCCCTGCTGGCCGCATTGAGTATCGTGGCACCGGCGCAAGCCAGTAATGGCTATTATGCTTACGGGTTCGGAACCATCAGCAAAGGGATGGGTGGGGCCGGCGTGGCCATGCCCACCGACACCATGGGAACCGCCGTCAATCCGGCGTTGATGGCGCATGTGGGCCATCGGGTGGATCTTGGGGTCTCCTGGTTCAAACCGGATCGGGGTTTCACCGCCGACACCCCGTCCGCCACTCCTCCCGGGGTTCCCTTCATTCCCACCGGCACATTTGAAAAGACGGATGATTTTTTCTTGATTCCCCATATCGGCTGGAATCGGCCCCTGGATTCCACCAGCACCATCGGCTTGAGCATCGGCGGCAACGGGGGCATGAACACCGAATACGATCTGGCGGTTTTCGGCAACTTCGCACCTCCGGGCATGACCACCGCGCCAACCAGCATCGACATGGCGCAACTGTTTGTGGGCCTCAACTACGCCAAGAAACTCAACCAGGAACACACCATCGGCATTGCGCCCATTCTGGCCGGACAACGCATCAAGGTCGAAGGGTTGCAGCCTTTCATGGGATTGTCCGCCACGCCGAATGCCGTGACCAACAATGGCTATGATTATTCGTATGGCGGAGGGCTGAAAGTGGGCTGGTATTGGCAGCCGAGCGATCAACTGGCCATCGGCTCTTCGTATCAGAGCCGCCTGTACATGACCCGATTCGATCACTATGCCGGATTGTTCGCCGAACAAGGAGATTTCGATATTCCCCCGACGTTCCAGATCGGCTTGGCCTACAAACCCACTCCCGCCTGGACCGCCCTGCTGGATATGCAGAAACTGTTCTTCAGCGACATCCGTTCCGTCGGCAACTCCAATAATTTGTTGTTGACTCCCGGCAGCATCTCTTTGGGAACCGACAATGGCCTGGGCTTCGGCTGGCGGGACATGACCATCTACAAAACCGGCGTGCAGTGGAAGGCGAATGACGATTGGACCCTACGTTCCGGATTCAGTCTGGCCAATCAGGTGGTGCCGGGCCAACAGGCACTCTTCAACATTCTGGCCCCCGCCACCGTGACCAAACATGTGACCCTTGGAGTCAGCCGCACCATTTCCGCCAACAGCAGCATCGATCTGTCCGCCAGTCACGCCCTGGATCAGCGTGTCTACGGCTCCAATCCCAACACCCCCTTTCAGACTGGATCGCTGGACATGAAACAGTTAGAAATGGAAGTCAACTGGAGTTATCGTTTCTGACCCATTCCGGGCAGGAGGCTCGCACCCCGCCTCCTGCCCCTGCCAACGCAAACCCTGCCAACGCAAACAGTGACGCCCGCCCCCGCTCTGTGTTATCCTGGATCGTCTACAGATGTTGCACACACCAATTCCGCAACGAATCCACCGTGTGGCAATACCTCAACAAGATCGGCTCCGGATCACGGAGGCCATGTTCGGTTTTTCAGGAGTGGGAATACAAAGCATGTCCAAGGACGACAATCCCCTGGTCGAAGCGCGCAAGGCCAAGCTGACGGCGCTGATCGAAGCGGGGGTCAACCCCTATCCCAATGATTTCAAACCCGCCGACTCTCTGGGTCGCATCCGGGAGCAACACGGCGATCTCACCGACTCCGAAGCCTTGTCCGCCGTCCAGGTACGCTGCGCGGGACGGATCATGCTGCTGCGCAACTTCGGAAAACTCACCTTCGCCACCCTCACCGACGACAGCGGCAAGCTGCAAATCGCGGTGCAGCGCGACGAGGTGGGGGAAGTACTCTATCGGGAGGTGTTCCGCAAAATCGAGGTGGGGGATTTCCTGGGGGTGGAGGGGGGACTGTTTCGCACCCAGACCGGTGAACTGACCGTGCGGGTGAACCGTTTTCAACTGCTCTCCAAGGCGGTGCGTCCCCTCCCGGAGAAATGGCACGGCCTGGAAGACGTGGAAGCCCGCTATCGGCAACGCTATGTGGATCTGATCGTCAACCCGGAGGTGCGGGCGGTGTTCCGGGTGCGTTCCCGGTTGATTCATCTGATCCGGGGTTTCATGGAAGCCCGGGGATTCCTGGAAGTGGAAACCCCGATGATGCATCCGATTCCGGGCGGTGCGGTGGCCCGGCCTTTCGTGACCCATCACAACGCCTTGGACCGGAATCTTTATCTGCGCATCGCCCCGGAACTGTATCTGAAACGGTTGATCGTGGGCGGTTTCGAGAAGGTGTTCGAGATCAATCGCAACTTCCGCAACGAAGGGCTGTCGATCCGCCACAATCCCGAATTCACCATGATGGAGTTCTATCAGGCCTACGCCGACTATCGGGAGTTGATGGAGTTGACCGAAACCCTCATCACCGGTCTGGTGCAAGAGATTCACGGCACCCTGGTGATCGAGCATCAGGGCCGCACCATCGATTTCACCCCTCCCTGGCCCCGCCTGACCCCCGCCGAAACCCTGGTGCAACACGCCGGAGCCGATCCGGAGCGCATCACCGATCCGGAATACCTGGAAGAACTGGCCCAAAAACACCACGTCAAGTCCAATCCGGCGTGGGATGTGGGCAAACGGCAACTGGAGCTGTTCGAGGCTTTGGTGGAGTCCCAACTGATCCGGCCCACGTTTGTGGTGGATTATCCGGTTTCGGTGTCGCCTCTGTCGCGGCGCTCGGACCACAATCCCGACATCGCGGAACGCTTTGAACTCTTCATCGGCGGCTGGGAGATCGCCAACGCCTTCTCCGAGTTGAACGATCCGGCGGATCAGGCGGAACGGTTCCGCGCCCAGGTGGCGGCCAAGGAACGCGGTGACCTGGAGGCCATGCACTTCGACGCCGATTATATCCAGGCCTTGGAATACGGCATGCCCCCCACCGCCGGAGAAGGGATCGGCATCGACCGGTTGACCATGCTGCTGACCAATTCGGCGGCCATTCGTGATGTGATACTGTTTCCGGTATTGCGCTCATAGTCGATTTTCATCATCCATCTTGCCGCCGGGAGGGCCGGGTTTCGATGTTGTGGGGTGAGCGATACGAATGGATCATCGGCTTGCGGTATCTGCGGGCCAAGCGTTCCGAATTTTTCATCAGCGTGATCACTTTCTTGTCCATGGGGGGCGTGGCCCTGGGAGTGGCGGCGCTGATCACCGTGTTGGCGGTCATGACCGGTTTCCGCGAGGAGTTGCAACGCCAGATCCTCGGGGTGACCAGTTATGTGACGGTGCGTTCCGTCTCCGGCAACCTGGAAAACTATGCCAAGGTGATGGACCAGACCGCCAAGGTGCCCGGAGTCACGGCGGTGGCTCCCTACATCGCCATTCAGGCCATGGTGTCGGTGCAGGCCCGTTCCGCCGGGGTGATGCTCCGGGGAATCGATCCGGAGTTGGAACCCAAGGTCTCCTCCCTGGCCACCAACATCAAACAAGGCAAGCTGGCGGGCATGCCGGAGTTCGGCATCATCCTGGGCAAACGATTGGCCCAGCATCTGTATGTGGAGCTTGACGACACCGTGACCGTGATGGTGGCCGTGGGTTCGGTGACCGCCGTGGGCACCCTGCCCCGCATGAAACGCTTCAAGGTGGTGGGCATCTTCGACTCCGGCATGTACGAATACGACAACGCCCTGGCCTACATCCGGCTCGAAGACGCCCAACGGCTGCTGCGCATGGAAGAGACCGTCACCGGGGTCGAGGTGATGACCGTCACCCCCGAAACCGCCCTGACCGTGGGCAAGGATCTGCGGCAACGTCTGGGCAAGGGATTCTGGGTGCAAGACTGGATGGAGATGAATCGCAACTTCTTCCGCGCGCTGCAAATGGAAAAAGCGGTCATGTTCGTGATTCTGCTGCTGGTGGTGCTGGTGGCGGCGTTCAACATCATCTCCAGCCTGATCATGGTGGTGATGGAGAAAGGACGGGAGATTGCCATTCTCAAAACCATGGGCGCCCGCTCCGGGGGGATCATGGCCATTTTCATCATCAACGGCGGGGTGATCGGGGTGGTGGGAACCTCGCTGGGCACCGGACTGGGGCTGCTGCTCTCCTTGAACCTGGAACGGGCCTTGCGCGCCATCGAAAAGATCTTCGGCATTCAACTGATCTCCGGGGAGGTCTATTTCATCGATCATGTCCCGGCCAAGGTGTTGACCTCCGACGTGTTGTGGATCACGGGCATGAGTCTGGTGATCACCCTGATGGCCACCCTCTATCCGGCCTGGCGGGCGGCGCGGGTCGATCCGGTGGAGGCGTTGCGCTATGAATAATCCCGCGCCACTGCTGGAAGCCAAGGGCCTCCGCAAATATTTCGGCCCCGACTCCCAACGGGTCGAGGTGCTCAAGGGGGTGGAGTTCACCTTGTTTCGTGGCGAGATGGCCGCGCTGCTGGGGGTCTCCGGATCGGGCAAAAGCACCTTGTTGCAGATCATGGGCGGACTGGACCGGCCCAGCGAAGGAACGGTCTGCGTGGATGGGGAGGATCTGTTCGCGTTGTCGGCCAACCGGGCCGCCGAGTTTCGCAACCGGCGCATTGGCTTTGTCTATCAATCCCACCGGTTGCTGCCCGAGTTTTCCGCCTTGGAAAACGTCATGATGCCCCTGCTGATCGCCCGCACCCCCCGCAAACAGGCGGCGGCGCAAGCGGCGGTATTGCTGGAGGAGGTGGGATTGGCCCACCGGATCGACCATCGCCCCGGACAACTCTCCGGTGGCGAACAGCAGCGGGTGGCCATCGCCCGCGCTTTGGTGACGGATCCGGGACTGCTGCTGGCCGATGAACCCACCGGCAATCTGGACCGCAAGACCGCGTTGGAGGTGTTCCGCATTCTGCGCGCCTTGAATACCAAACGGGGGCTGGCCTGCCTGATGGTGACCCACAACCCGGAGTTGGCCGTGGACCTGGATCGACGTCTGCATCTGGTGGAAGGGGTGCTGACCGAAGAGCCTCACGGGGGAGAGTCCCTGGCGTGAACGAAATCCTGCAAAGCATCATCATCTGGGCGCCGGGCATTCTGTTTGCCATCACCCTGCACGAATGGGCACACGGGCGCATGGCCACCCATTTTGGTGACCCCACGCCCAAACTCATGGGACGCCTGACCCTCAATCCCATTCCCCATATCGATCTGGCCTGGACCATCGTCATTCCCGGCGTGATGCTGCTGGCCTCGCTGCTCACCACCGGCAGTCCGTTCGTCTTCGGCGGGGCCAAGCCGGTGCCCATCGATCCCCGCTATTTCATCCGCAAGGGCCAGTCGTTCCGGGTGAGCATGTTCTGGGTTTCCGCCGCCGGACCGCTGATGAACCTGTTTCTGGCTTTGCTGTGCGCTCTGGCCTTTCGGGCCGTGACCTTGCTGCCGAGCTATTTCATGGTGCCGATGGCCAACATGCTGGTGGCGGCCATTCAGATGAATGTCTTGCTGGCGGTCTTCAATCTGCTGCCCATTCCACCTTTGGACGGCGGACGCATGGCCGGCGCCCTGCTGCCCCATCCCTGGGACGGCTATCTGGCGGGTGTGGAACGGTTCGGCATGCCGATCGTGCTGGTGCTGGCCTTTTCGGGTATGATGAACCACCTCCTGATCCCGGCCATGAATCTCTTGAATCAATTCTATCTTCAGGTGGCGGGACTCGCCTGATCCGGCATCTTCTTTAAAAATTGGTGAACAAAACAACCATGAATCAACCGATTGTCTTCAGCGGCGCCCAACCCACCGGTCAGTTGACCCTGGGCAACTATCTGGGCGCATTGCGGCAGTGGACCGCCATGCAACACGACCACACCTGCATCTTTTGCGTGGTGGATCTGCACGCCCTGACCGTGCGCCAGGATCCCGCCGCCTTCCGGGAACGGATCCTGGATCTGGCGGCTCTCTATCTGGCCTGCGGCATCGATCCGGGAAGAAGCGTGATCTTCATTCAAAGCCATGTCCCGGCCCATGCGGAGTTGGCTTGGCTGCTGTCCACCTTCACGATGATGGGCGAGTTGGACCGCATGACCCAGTTCAAGGACAAGGCCCGCAGCCATGCCCACAACGTCAACGCGGGACTGTTCACCTATCCGGTGTTGATGGCCGCCGACATCCTGCTGTATGGCACCCACAAGGTGCCGGTGGGCGAAGACCAAAAACAACACCTGGAGCTGTCCCGGGATGTGGCGGTGCGTTTCAACGGATTGCACGGTCCGATTTTCGTGGTGCCGGAACCCCTGGTCACCGGAGGCGGAGCGGCGCGCATCAAGGATCTGCAAGATCCCCTCAAGAAAATGTCCAAAAGCGCCGAAGCGGATCTGGCCAAGGTGATGATCCTGGACGAACCCGACGCCATCTTGAAAAAATTCAAAAAAGCGGTGACCGACGGACTGGGGAGCATCCGCAACGACGAGGCCAACCAACCCGGCGTGGTCAATCTGCTCAACATCTGGCGTGCGGCCCGTGGGGCTTCGATGGAGGAGGCGTTGACCCATTTTTCCCACAATCAATACGGTCGCCTGAAGGTCGAAACCGCCGAAGCGGTCATCGACTTGCTGGATCCGGTGCGCCAGCGTTTCGCGGAGCTGAGATCCGATCCGGCTGAACTCGAAGGGGTGTTGACCCGAGGCGCGGAGCAGGCCATGGAGCGGGCCGAAACCACGATGAAACGGGTGCTGTCCGCTTTGGGACTGCCCTTGAATCCACGCCGTTTCGGACCGACCCAGGGGCGCTCATGAGCGCCATGCGTCTACAAAAATGGCTGGCCGAAGCGGGATTGTGTTCCCGCCGCGAAGGGGAACGCTGGATCGAAGCCGGTCGGGTGAGCGTGAACGGCGTGATCGTCACCCAACAAGGGGTGCAGGTGGGCCCGGACGCGGTGGTGGCGGTGGATGGCCAACCCGTGGAGTTCAAGAAAAGCACGTTGCGGGTGGTGGTGGCCCTCAACAAGCCGGTCGGGGTGATCTGTTCCCGCCACGATCCGGAAGGTCGGCCTTCGGTCTACCCCCTGGTGGAAGGCTCGGGGGCGCGACTGGTGAGCGTGGGACGGCTGGACTACAACTCCGAAGGGTTGCTGTTGTTCACCTCCGACGGGGATCTGGCCAATCGTCTCAGCCATCCCCGCAACGAGGTGCCGCGGATTTACCGGGTACGGGTGCATGGCCGGGTGGGTGACACCCTGCTGGCGAAATTGCGGGCCGGGGTGATGCTGGACGACGGCCCCACCGGACCTTTGGAAGTGGTGCTGGAACGGGTGGTGGGGGCCAACAGTTGGTTGAACATCACCTTGAAAGAGGGACGCAACCGCATCATCCGCCGCATTTTCGCCACCGTGGATATGGATGTGGCCCGGCTGATCCGGATCTCCTACGGCGGCATCGAACTGGGAGAGACCCCCTCGGGAGCTTGGCGCTATTTGGCACGCAGCGAAGTGGCGCGATTGATGAACTGGGTTTTGGTTCGATAATTCACATTTCAGATGGATGGCTTTCCACCGCCATCAGGGAGTATTCCCGTGAATCACATCGTTTCCGGTTGTTTGATGATCCTGTGGATGGTTGTCACGGTTCCGGCGCTGGCGGAAGACATTTGCGCGCCGAAACAAAACGCATCGAATCCCACCCGGGATCTCCCCCCCCAGCCCAAGGAGATCTGCGCCGGTCTGCCCACCGGGGGAACCATCAACGGCATCGTCTGCCCGCCGGATCGGGATGTGGATGGGGTGGCGGATGATCGGGATCGCTGTCCCAACACCCCCAAATGGGTGGCGGTGGATGCCCTGGGATGTCCGCTGGACGAGGATCAAGACCGGGTGCCGGACTACCTGGACCGCTGTCCGGGCACACCCCCGGGGGTGAAGGTGGATGCCAAAGGGTGCTGGATTCTGAAACTCTCCATTCCCTTCGAGGCCGGCAAATCGGAACTCAAACCCACCCCCCATACCCAACTGGATCGGGTGGCCTGTCTGCTGCGTCAGGGATCCGCGAAAATGGAGATTCAGGGCCATACGGACCATCTGGCCAGCGAGTCGGTCTATCCGGGATTGGACAAACGCCGAGCCCAGGCGGTGGCGAATTATCTGATCTATCGGGGCGTGAAGCCCGAATCCCTGATCGTGCTGGGTTTCGGCGCCACCAAACCGGCGGTCAACCCCAAGAACGCGGCGGCTCAGACCAAAAACAACCGGGTGGAACTCCATCCCCGCTGATGGTAAAAGAAAAGCATCCCGGCGCGGTGCGAAGATTGTTCGACACCCTGCTGCACGCCTACGGTCCCCGCCACTGGTGGCCGGCGCGTACCGTGCCGGAGATGATGGTGGGAGCGATGCTGGTGCAAAACACCACCTGGACCGGCGCGTCTCAGGCGGTGGCGCGGCTGGAAGAGGCGGGACTGCTGGACTCCTGGTCCAAACTGCTGCAAACCCCGGATGAAACCCTCGGGGCGTTGATCCGTCCGGCGGGTTATTTCCGGGTCAAGACCCGGCGGCTCAAGGCGCTGGCCGGGTTCATGGCCGGATTCGACCACGATCACACCCGCCTGTTCCAACAGGAGACCCCCCCGTTGCGGGCCGCCTTGCTGGGGGTGCATGGCGTGGGCAAGGAGACCGCCGACTCGATTCTGTGTTACGCGGCCCAACGCCCGATCTTCGTGGTGGACGCCTACACCCGCCGCATTTTCAGCCGTCTGGGCTGGTGTGACGACCAGGCGGGATACGACGACCTGCAACGACTCGTCATGTCCGCCCTGCCCCCGGATCCCCACATCCTGGGAGAGATGCACGCCCTGCTGGTGGAACACGCCAAAACCTACTGCCGCGCCCAACCCCGGTGCGCGGGGTGCCCGGTGGGTCCATGCCTCACTATCGGCCTCCACAACACCCCTGCAACCAGCGAAGAGACACACACGATGCGCCCCTGCTCCACCACCCACCCAACCCGTCAAAGGAATCTCGCATGAAAAGAACCTGGATTGCCGCCACGCTGTTGATCGCCCCGTTGGCCGTTCCCCTGGCCGTAGCCGACGAGGCCGCGCTGCTGGATGAGGCCCGCAAGGTGGCCATGACCTTGCCACCCAAGCTGCTGGCCACCTTGCAAGAAGAGATCGGCAAATCCGGGTTTGCCGGGTCGATTCCGGTTTGCAAAGAGATGGCGCCCAAAGTCGCGGGGGAGGTCTCCAAACAGACCGGCTGGAAAATCAAACGGGTGAGCCTGAAAACCCGCAACGAATCCCGTGCGATTCCGGACGAGTGGGAAAAAGCGGCTCTGGTGGAGTTCGACCAACGCGCCGCCGCCGGAGAATCCCCGGCCAAGCTGGAAAAAGGGGCGCAGATCGGCTCGGAGTACCGCTACGTCAAGGCCCTTCCGGTGCAGGCGGTGTGCCTGGGATGTCACGGTCAGCCCGATCAACTCACGCCCGAAGTCAAAGCGGCCTTGAGCCAGCACTATCCCAACGACAAGGCCACCGGCTACTCCGAAGGACAAATCCGGGGTGCCATCAGTGTCCGCAAGGCGCTGCCATAGGCATCTTAGTGGGCAATCTGCCCGGGGCAGGCGGTTTCCCCCATGCCACACAGGGGAAACCGCCACAATCCCCAACCCTGCGGACGCAACCCGGAACCCGCCCGCCATGGATCCCATCCCTTCCCCCTTTCAACCGCTTTTCATGAATAAAGCCATGGCATTGATCCCATCTCCCAAACAGACCCCTCCCCGCCTGATCCGCCGTCTTCCCGAAGTACTGGCCAATCAGATCGCCGCCGGGGAGGTGGTGGAACGTCCCGCGTCGGTGGTCAAGGAGTTGGTGGAAAACAGTCTGGACGCCGGAGCCACCCGCATCGAAGTGCGCATCGAGGCGGGGGGGAAACGGTTGATCCAGGTGGTTGACAACGGTTGCGGCATGGTGGCCGAACAGGCCCGCTTGAGCCTGGAACGGCACGCCACCTCCAAAATCGCCACCGAGGCGGATCTGTTCGCCATTCGCACGTTGGGATTTCGCGGCGAGGCGTTGGCGGCCATCGCGTCGGTATCTCATCTGGAGATGGAAAGCCGGGTGGCCGAAGAGGTGGATGGGGTACGTCTGCGGTTGACCGGTGGCGCCGACTGGCAGGAAAGCCGCGTCGTGACCGCTCCCGGCACCCGCATCACCATTCGTCATCTGTTTTTCAACACCCCGGCACGCCTGAAATTCATGCGCGCGGAACGCACCGAGAACGGTCACGTCACGGATCTGATGCAACGACTGGCCCTGGCCCGTCCCGATGTGGGCTTCAAACTACTGGTCAACGGCAGCGAAACCCTGGATCTGCGCGCCGGCGATGAGTCGCGCCATCTCGAAGCCCGACTGAACGCCCTGCTGGGTCGGGATTTCGTCGAAAACTGCGTACAATTCGATGGCCAGCACGATCAGGCCACCCTGACCGGCTGGTTGGGACTGCCCGCGCTGCACCGCTCCAACGCCAACTCCATTCATCTGTTCGTCAACGGACGCTGGGTGCGGGACAAGCTCATCACCCACGCGGTGCGGGAGTCCTATCGGGATCTGCTGCCCAAGGAGAGCTATCCGGCCATCGCCTTGTTTCTGGATCTGCCCCCGGACGAATTGGATGTCAACGTCCACCCCACCAAGGAGGAGGTGCGCTTCAACCAACGGGATTTCATCCACTCTTTGGTGCGCAACACCCTGGGCAACGCCCTGGACTCCATGGGCGCACGCACGGTCCGGGCCGCGCTTCCCTTCGCGCCACCCTCCGGACCCACTCCCCCGGCCTGGATGAGCGATGATGTCCCACCCGACAGCGTGCGCCTGCCCGAGGCGGTCTCCCAGCCGGTCCACTGGGAACGCTCCGCCCCCCTGCCCCGCACCCCATCAACCCCCTATCCGACCAACAGCGGTTATCGGCGTCCCGGCGGATCGACCCCGGCAGCTTTCACCGGCGTGCGGGAAGGATCGGCCTGGCCGTCGTCCTCCGCTCTGGCTCTGGATCCTCTTCAGACCCCCGCATCCCCCCTGCCGCCCCTCCACGACGACAATGACGCACCCATCTCCATTCCCCAACCCGCTCCGGTCTGTCTGGGGGAGGCGGTGGGACAACTGCACGGCACCTACATCCTGGCCCAGACTCCGGGTGGCATGGTGCTGGTGGATCAACACGCGGCCCATGAACGCATTGTCTACGAGGCATTGAAAAAGGCGATATTGCAGCAGAATCTGCCCCGTCAAATGCTGCTGGTGCCCGAGGTGGTGAGCTTCGCGCCCGGGGAGGCCCGGCTGGTGACGGCCCATCTGGAGGCGATGGAAAGTCTGGGGGTGGGGGTGGAGCCTTTCGGTGGCAACGATTTCGCGGTGCGTGAACTGCCGGCCATGATCGCCCACGTCCCGGCCCGCGCCCTGGTGCTGGATCTGGCCACGGAGTTGGAGCGTTACGGCTCCAGCGAAGCGTTGACCGCCCGTCTGGAACCCCTGCTGGCCACCATGGCCTGTCATGGCTCGGTGCGGGCCAACCGCCACTTAAGCCTGGACGAGATGAACGCCTTGTTGCGTCAGATCGAATCCACCCTGCACGCGGGCCTGTGTGGTCACGGTCGCCCCACCTATGTGGAACTCGACCTCAAGGATCTGGAAAAGCTCTTCGGCAGACGCTGAAAACCGGGGGGCATGATCCTTTCAAAGCCCGGATCATTTCGCCGTCTCTTTCATGCCCGCGGACCAATCCTTTTCCGCTTCGCGCACGATCCCCGGAATCCGTTTCGAGTTCCTGGAAAAAACCGCCTCCCGGATGCGAGTCAACACCCCTTCGCAAGGGGAGTCATACGCATGGCACAAAGCGGTCAACGAGTCGCACAGGCCGATGATCCGACCCGATTCATACAAGGGCATGGCGGCGATCTCGACGATGCCGGCGCGCACCTGTTCGGCCAGTTCGTCAGGCAGGAAAGGCCGTTTCCCCCCCATGGCAGCCGGGGCGGCCTGCCCCTGATGGTGGGCCAGATGATTGGCCAGCAGCGGAATCAACCGGGCCAGATCCACCGGCTTGGTGAGAAAATCGTCCACTCCCGCCTCCCTGGCCTCCCGTTCCCGCTCCACGAAAGCGTCCGCGGACAGCCCGATCACCGGAATGGCGGCGGTTTCGGGATGTTTGCGCAACAACCGGGTGGCGGTCAATCCATCCATGACCGGCATGTGCAGATCCATCAGAATAATGTCGGGCCGGGTGGCTTTGGCCATCTCCACCCCCTGGCGTCCGTCTTCGGCCACCAGGGCGGTCAAGCCCACCTCGTCGAACACCGCCAACAGCATCTCCCGGTTCATGGCGTTGTCTTCGACCAGCAGCAGACGCGCCTGGGGATCGAAGCGCATATTCCGCCAGCTGCAACCATCGTCGGTACTGGCCGGCAAAGCCGCCTCCTCCAGGGGCAGACGCACCCGGAAGGTGGATCCCTCCCCCTCCCGGCTGTCCACCGAGACACTCCCTTCCAGAATGCCGGTCAGACTGCGCACAATCGACAGACCCAATCCGGTCCCCCCATGGCGGCGGGTGGTGGAGCCGTCGGCCTGCTCGAAAGG harbors:
- a CDS encoding DUF3365 domain-containing protein, whose protein sequence is MKRTWIAATLLIAPLAVPLAVADEAALLDEARKVAMTLPPKLLATLQEEIGKSGFAGSIPVCKEMAPKVAGEVSKQTGWKIKRVSLKTRNESRAIPDEWEKAALVEFDQRAAAGESPAKLEKGAQIGSEYRYVKALPVQAVCLGCHGQPDQLTPEVKAALSQHYPNDKATGYSEGQIRGAISVRKALP
- the mutL gene encoding DNA mismatch repair endonuclease MutL, producing the protein MALIPSPKQTPPRLIRRLPEVLANQIAAGEVVERPASVVKELVENSLDAGATRIEVRIEAGGKRLIQVVDNGCGMVAEQARLSLERHATSKIATEADLFAIRTLGFRGEALAAIASVSHLEMESRVAEEVDGVRLRLTGGADWQESRVVTAPGTRITIRHLFFNTPARLKFMRAERTENGHVTDLMQRLALARPDVGFKLLVNGSETLDLRAGDESRHLEARLNALLGRDFVENCVQFDGQHDQATLTGWLGLPALHRSNANSIHLFVNGRWVRDKLITHAVRESYRDLLPKESYPAIALFLDLPPDELDVNVHPTKEEVRFNQRDFIHSLVRNTLGNALDSMGARTVRAALPFAPPSGPTPPAWMSDDVPPDSVRLPEAVSQPVHWERSAPLPRTPSTPYPTNSGYRRPGGSTPAAFTGVREGSAWPSSSALALDPLQTPASPLPPLHDDNDAPISIPQPAPVCLGEAVGQLHGTYILAQTPGGMVLVDQHAAHERIVYEALKKAILQQNLPRQMLLVPEVVSFAPGEARLVTAHLEAMESLGVGVEPFGGNDFAVRELPAMIAHVPARALVLDLATELERYGSSEALTARLEPLLATMACHGSVRANRHLSLDEMNALLRQIESTLHAGLCGHGRPTYVELDLKDLEKLFGRR